One window of Manihot esculenta cultivar AM560-2 chromosome 17, M.esculenta_v8, whole genome shotgun sequence genomic DNA carries:
- the LOC110604451 gene encoding alkylated DNA repair protein ALKBH8 homolog: MGVPRFTRPKGVNEQLSPNLYVANCGPSVGLSYEIIESVFSKFGQVKGVYAADESGVRVIVSYFEVDSAQAALTTLDGHPCPDLGGRSLHIRFSVLQPTSEGQANDSIPVSLVASDLNIPGLYLWHDFVNAKEERELLAAVDDRPWNKLSKRRVQHYGYEFCYDTRNVNTKEQLGELPSFVSSILKRISSLSDLGDSESLAVDQLTVNEYPRGVGLSPHIDTHSAFEGLIFSLSLAGPCIMEFRRYLDGSWIPKATARNDTKVENLDDGSSLIRRAIYLPPRSMLLLSGEARFAWLHYIPHHKIDMVNDDVVRRGSRRVSFTFRKVRRGPCQCEFPQYCDSRR, from the exons ATGGGTGTGCCAAGATTTACTCGGCCTAAGGGAGTGAATGAGCAATTGAGCCCTAACCTTTATGTAGCCAATTGTGGACCATCTGTTGGACTTTCGTATGAGATAATTGAATCGGTGTTTAGTAAATTTGGACAAGTGAAAGGAGTGTATGCTGCTGATGAGAGTGGTGTTCGTGTTATTGTTTCTTATTTTGAGGTGGATTCTGCACAAGCTGCATTGACAACTTTAGATGGGCATCCTTGCCCTGATCTTGGAGGACGCTCTTTGCATATTCGTTTTTCTGTTCTTCAACCAACTTCTGAG GGTCAGGCAAATGATTCCATCCCAGTGTCGCTGGTGGCTTCAGATTTAAACATCCCAGGCCTTTACTTGTGGCATGACTTTGTTAATGCTAAAGAAGAACGG GAATTGCTTGCAGCTGTTGATGATCGGCCTTGGAACAAGCTTTCTAAGAGAAGGGTTCAGCATTATGGATACGAATTTTGTTACGAT ACAAGAAATGTCAATACAAAAGAGCAGTTGGGTGAGCTTCCATCATTTGTTTCTTCCATTCTTAAAAGGATTTCATCGCTTTCAGACCTAGGAGATTCTGAAAGTCTAGCCGTGGACCAACTTACT GTTAATGAGTACCCAAGAGGAGTGGGTTTGTCCCCACACATTGACACCCATTCAGCATTTGAGGGATTAATTTTTAGCCTTTCATTAGCAGGGCCTTGCATAATGGAGTTCCGGAGATATTTAGATGGTTCGTGGATTCCTAAAGCTACAGCAAGGAATGATACGAAAGTTGAAAATCTTGATGATGGTTCAAGTTTAATAAGGAGGGCTATCTACCTTCCTCCTCGTTCTATGCTTTTATTATCTGGGGAAGCACGCTTTGCTTGGCTTCATTATATCCCACACCATAAG ATTGACATGGTAAATGATGATGTGGTCAGAAGGGGCTCAAGAAGAGTATCTTTTACGTTTCGTAAG GTACGAAGAGGTCCTTGCCAATGTGAATTTCCCCAGTATTGTGATTCTCGAAGATAA